In Brevibacillus marinus, the genomic window GGGTGGCTGGTTTTGCGTTATCGCTATGTGTGCCGCTGCTGCGGCATGAAAATCGCCGAGCTTGAGCGGGCTGATTTGTCTGAAGGTCAATTGGGCCTTGATTCCTTGACCCCGGAAGAACGTGAACATATAATAACCAAAGACGCAGGCGGGGACACGGTTATCCGGATCATCTGTGATTACTGCCGCGATGCTCTGGATCGGCATCCCGAACTCTCTTTGGTAGGGAATCCGTTACAATGAGACAAAGAGGCTATCTCAACAAGCCTTGGCTGGCTGTGAAGCTGAGGCTTATTTTTGCATGAGAATTGGCCGGAGAGGAGATTAGCGCATGCAAGTCATTATCAATCGCTTGAAAGAGGACCCTAATTTTCATACCATCGTCAGCGGTCTCTCGCACGGACTCAAAGAGCAGTTGATCTCAGGGCTTGCCGGCTCCTCGCGCCAAGTGCTGATGAGTGCCCTCTATCAGCAGGTGAACCGGCCCCTTTGTGTGGTTACCCACAACATGTTTCAAGCACAAAAAGTGTACGAGGATTTGTCGGAGCTGGTCCCGGAAGGGCAGCTGCTGTTATACCCGGCCAACGAGCTGATTGTCTCGGAGTTGGCCATCGCCAGCCCCGAGATGCTGGCGCAGCGCATCCACGTATTAAACCGTTTGGCCCAAGGCTTTACGGGTATTTTGGTCGTGCCCATCGCCGGTTTGCGCCGCCTGGTGATGCCGCCCGACGTGTGGAAAGAGGCGCAGATCAGCTTGCAGGTTGGCGCAGAATTGGAGATCGACAGCTTTCTGGAAAGAGTCATCGAGTTGGGCTATGAGCGCGTCGATATGGTCGAGCGCAAAGGAGAGATGAGCGTCCGCGGGGGCATCATCGACATCTATCCGCTCGATTCGGAGTGGCCTGTGCGGATTGAACTGTTTGACGTGGAAATCGACTCGATCCGCACGTTTGACATGACGACGCAGCGCTCCCACGAAGCGGTCTCCTCCTACCTGATCGGCCCGGCCAAAGAACTGGTCGCTTCTACCGCGGTGCTGCAGGAAGCGGCCGTCCGTCTGGAAAAGAAGCTGGGCGAAACATTGGGCAAACTGAAAGAGAGCGCGGCGAAAGAAAAGCTGCTCGCGCAGATTGGCCAAGATATCGAGCTGATGCAGCAGGGACAGCGTTTTTCGCGTCTGTTTTCCTACATTTCTGTCATCTATCCGCAAGCGTGCACACTGCTCGACTACCTGCCTGCGGATACGATTTTGCTGATGGATGAACCGTCGCGCGTGCTGGATACGGTTCAGCAGCTGCAGAAAGAAGAATGGGAGTGGCAGAGCGAGCAGATCGCCCAGGGACAGTTCATGGCGAACCTGCCGCTCTCCGTGGCGTACGAGGAACTGCTGGAAAAACAGCCGCGGCAGATCGTCTATTTGTCGCTGTTCCTGCGGCAAACCCCGCGAACCCAGCCGCAAAACATCGTCAATATGAACTGCAGGACGATGCAGAACTTTCACGGTCAGATGAATGTGCTGAAAAGTGAGCTGGGTCGTTGGCAGAAGGGGAAGAACCAGATCGTGTTCGTGGCCGCCGATCCCGAACGGGCCAAACGGTTGGAGCGCGTCTTGTACGACTACGGGATGGAAGCCGACCTGCTGTTGGAGCCGCCCCAGTCGCTTCCCCCCGGCCGGCCGACGATTATCATCGGCAATCTGCAAAGCGGGTTTGAACTGCCGCTTAACAAGCTGGTCGTGGTAACCGAAGGCGAAGTGTTTACACCGAAGCAGCGCAAGGCCCGCAAAGTGCAGCAAACGATGAGCAATGCCGAGCGGATCAAGAACTACCTGGAGCTGAAGCCGGGCGATTACGTCGTGCACATCAACCATGGGATCGGCAAATATTTGGGCATCGAGACCAAGGAGATCCTCGGCATTCACAAGGATTATCTGCACATTCGCTACGCCGGCGGCGACAGTTTGTTTGTGCCGATCGAGCAGATCGATCACGTGCAAAAGTACGTCGGCAGCGAAGAAGCGGAACCGAAGATCTACAGCCTGGGCGGCAGCGAATGGAAGCGGGTCAAAAACAAAGTCAAGTCTTCGGTCAAGGACATTGCCGCCGATTTGATCAAATTGTACGCGGCGCGGGAGGCTTCCGTCGGCTACGCGTTCAGCCCGGATACAGCGGAACAGCGCGAGTTTGAGGCGATGTTCCCGTACCAGGAAACGCCCGATCAACTGCGGGCGATCGCTGAGGTAAAAGCCGACATGGAACAAAATCGGCCGATGGATCGTCTGATCTGTGGGGATGTCGGTTACGGCAAAACGGAGGTTGCCATCCGCGCCGCGTTCAAGGCGGTCATGGACGGCAAACAGGTGGCCGTGCTGGTGCCGACGACGATTCTCGCCCAGCAGCACTACGAGACGTTCCGCGAGCGGTTCGCCGATTACCCGATCGTCGTCGAGGTGATGAGCCGGTTCCGTTCGCGCAAAGAGCAGAACGCGACGATCAAAGGGCTGAAAGAGGGTACGGTGGATATCGTCATCGGCACTCACCGAATTTTGTCAAAAGATATTCAGTTCCGCGATCTGGGTCTTTTGATTGTTGACGAAGAGCAGCGTTTTGGCGTCAGCCACAAGGAAAAACTGAAGCAGTTGAAGACCAACGTGGACGTGTTGACGCTCACGGCAACCCCGATCCCGCGTACCTTGCACATGTCGATGTTGGGGGTTCGCGACTTGTCCGTCATTGAAACCCCGCCGGAAAACCGCTTTCCGGTGCAGACCTACGTGCTGGAGTACAGTCCGACTTTGGTGCGGGAGGCCATCGAACGCGAATTGGCCCGCGAAGGACAGGTGTTTTTTCTGTACAACCAGGTGCAGGGAATCGAGCAGATGGCCGAGCATGTGCGCGCACTCGTACCCGACGCCCGGGTCGCCGTGGCCCACGGGCAGATGAACGAAAGCGAGCTGGAAGCCGTCATGCTGGACTTCCTCGACGGACAGTACGACGTGCTGGTCAGTACGACGATCATTGAAACCGGTGTGGACATCCCCAATGTCAACACCTTGATCATCTACAACGCGGACAAGATGGGATTGTCCCAGCTGTACCAGCTGCGCGGTCGCGTCGGCCGCTCCAACCGGATTGCCTATGCCTATTTCACCTACCAGAAGGACAAGGTGCTGACGGAAGTGGCCGAGAAGCGGCTGCAGGCGATCAAGGAGTTCACGGAGCTGGGGTCGGGCTTTAAAATCGCCATGCGCGACCTCGCCATTCGCGGGGCCGGCAACTTGCTCGGCGCCGAACAGCACGGATTTATCAACTCTGTTGGCTTTGACCTGTACACGCAGATGCTGAAAGAGGCGATCGACGAGTTGAAAGGGGTGGCCAAACAGGAGGAGGCACCGCCGGTCGAGATCAACCTGCAGCTCGACGCGTATATTCCTTCCACCTACATCACCGACAGCCGGCAAAAAATCGAAATGTACAAGAAGTTTGTCGCCGTGTCAACTCTGGAAGAAGTTGCCGATCTTGAGGAAGAGCTGGAAGACCGATTTGGCGAAATTCCCAAACCGGTGGCGAATCTGCTGATGATTTCCCGCTGTCGCGCCTATGCGCTGCAGCATCACATCACGGAGATCAGCCAAAAGGACCCGGATGTGATTAAACTGTTCCTCCACCCCAGCCAAAATCAAAACATTGATGGAAGCGCGCTGTTCGCGTTATCCAAAAAATGGGACAGAAGAATCGGCCTGTCGACTGGACAACAGATTGTGATAACTGTTAAAGTGAAAGGGTTAAGCACTGAGGAAGGCGTCAAGCTGGTGGAAGAGCTGCTCAGCCAATTCCACCTGGTACGTCGTGATCTGGGCGCCGATTACACAGTGTCGGACCAACTCGGCATGAGCCGATAGAAGGGAGAAGAAACGATGCAAAAGGCCGATCGACGCAGAATGCGTTGGCTAACCATCGTCTCGACGATGATGCTGTTGTTTGTCGTAGTCATAGCTGGCTGCGGCAAGGAAGATGAGCCGCAGCAGGAGCAGGAACAAGCCGAACAAAAAGACCCGCTCGCCCAGTTTCCGGGCGTGACGCTGCCGTATGAACAAATCGATCCGGAAACGGTCGTGGCAGAGTATGAGGGCGGGACTTTGACGGCCAAACAGTTCGAAGAGTTTTTGCGCACCTTGAACTTCCTGCAGCCGGGACTGGGGCAGACGCTGCAAACGGCTGACCAGTCCATGTTGGAGACGTACGTTCGCGAATACACCGGTTCGCTCTTGCTGGCCAACCGGGCCGACGAGCAAATGGTCGCAGAAGCAAAAAAACAGGCGGAGCAAACGTTTGATCGCTATAAAAAGGACTACATCGGACTGCTGAACAACGAGGAACAGACGTTTGACAAATTGTTGGAGGAGCAAAACATCAACAAAGAGATGGTCGTGGAGCAGATGACGCTGATCAACTCCTCCATCCTCTATTTGCGCAGCCAGATCAGCGATGAGGTGCTGAAGCAGCGTTATGACGCAGCGGACAAGAGCGAATTTACCACTGCTTCCGTCCGCCACATTTTGATTAGCAACGAAAGCCGTTCCGATGAAGAAGCGAAGAAACTGGCCGATGATCTGGTCAAGCGCCTGAAAAACGGCGAGGATTTTGCCAAACTGGCGGAAGAGTACAGCGAAGATCCGGGCAGCAAACAGTCGGGCGGTCTGTACGAAAACGTCAACGTCAACACGTGGGTGCCGGAGTTCAAGGAAGCGGCTTTGACCCTGCCGATCGGAGAGATCAGCAACCCTGTAAAGACCAGCTACGGGTACCACGTGATGAAAGTGGAGAAACGTTCCGTCACACCGTTTGAAGAAGCCAAAGAGACGCTGCGCGAGACCGTGTTGCAAGAGAATTACAACCGATTCATCCAGGACGAGCTGGACAAGCTGGTCACCAAATGGAACTACCCGCAAGTGAAACAAAAGGGCTAACCGACGCCGCACGCGAGAACAGGGAATCTGCCAGGAAATCTGCGGATTCCCTGTTTTTCCGTATCATCGCATATTCTCCATCACGAAGTACATACTATAGTCACTCACTACCGTCAAAGAGAGTGCGCAGCGCTAGTGGAAAACATTGCAGGAGTGCCAGGGATAGTAAAATCAGGGTTGCAGGAAAAAATAAAGACAACCTCCTAACAAGTTCACAACCCAATTTCTCAAGAAAGCGAGGCAACATGGCTATGAAGGCAACAGGAATTGTTCGTCGTATTGACGACCTCGGACGGGTCGTGATCCCGAAGGAAATTCGCAGAACGCTTCGCATTCGCGAAGGAGACCCGCTTGAGATTTTTGTCGACCGTGACGGAGAAGTGATTTTGAAAAAGTATTCCCCCATCGGTGAACTGGGTGAATTCGCCAAAGAATATGCGGATGCGTTGTATGAAAGCCTGAACCATGTCGTGCTGATCTCAGACCGCGATACGATCATTGCTGTATCTGGCGCTTCGAAAAAAGAGTACATGGACAAGCCGGTTGGCAACATCGTCGAACGAACACTGGATGAACGGAGAACGCGTCTGGAAAAGAACCCGGGTCAATACGACATCTGCCGTGACATGCCGGAGCAATATGCTTCGTTTGTCATCGCCCCCATCATTTCGGGCGGCGATCCCATTGGAGCGGTTATTCTCTTCAGCAAAAACGAAGGGGTCAAAATGTCCGAGCTGGAAATGAAGATGGCGGAGACAGCAGCCGGATTCCTCGGCAAGCAAATGGAGCAGTAGCACATCAAGATGCAGCCTGATCGTCAGTGGCTGCATTTCTTCTTGCCCACCGGCCGGTAGGGAAACGGGTGCGCCGTCCCAGGACCGGCGGTTTTTCTGTTTGCGCGGCAACTTGTGTTATAATGGACGAAGTTTGGTTCGAGAGGAGACCGTAACCCTGCATGCTCACTGAAAAAACCTCCAGCCACTTTGTAAAAGGCGCCGCCATCCTGGGGATAGCCGGTTTGATCTCCAAGCTGCTCGGCGCCGTTTATCGCATCCCGTATCAAAACATCACGGGCGATATTGGATTGTACGTCTATATGCAGGTGTATCCGCTGTACACCACACTGTTGATTTTGGCGACGGCAGGGTTTCCGCTTGCCATCTCCAAAATCGTCTCGGAACGCCTGGCACTGGGTGACGTGCTGGGAGCGCGGAAGACATTCCGCGTGGCCAGCATGGTGTTGGCGGCTTTGGGTGTGCTGTTCTTTCTTTTGTTGTACGTTGGAGCGCCGCTGATTTCCCGCATCATGGGCGACGAGCAGCTGACGTTGCCGCTTCGCGCCGTTGCCTGGTCGCTGCCGTTGGTGCCGGTGGTGGCGATTATGCGGGGGTATTTTCAGGGACATCAGAACATGGTGCCAACCGGCGTCTCCCAAGTAGTGGAGCAGTTGTTCCGGGTCATCGTGATCATGATCTCGGCCTATTGGATCATGAGCGTATACCAGGATGCCTATTTGGCCGGCACGGGTGCGGTGTTTGCCGCTTTTCCCGGAGCGCTGATGGCCTTGCTGGTGCTGCTCTTTTATTGGCAGAAAAACACGCGGGCGCAACGCAAACTGCTGCGTCGGCGGCAGGCACAAGCGGCGGGGGGTGAGCAGCTCTCCAACCGGGCGATTCTCCGCAGCATCCTCTTCTACGCACTGCCGATCTGTTTCGGCTCGTTGGTGATGCCCCTGCTGCCGCTCGTCGATTCGCTTACGGTGGCCAACCTGCTGCAGTTGAGCGGTTACTCTGAAGAAATGTCCAAGGTGCTGAAAGGCGTATTTGACCGCGGTCAGCCGCTGATCCAGTTCGGCACGTTTTTCGCCACATCACTCTCCCTGGCGTTGGTGCCGGCGATCAGTGAAGCGGTGGCGCAGGGACTGCAGCGGGTGATTGCCGTTCGCACCGAGCTGGCGATCCGGCTGACGCTGCTGCTTGGGCTGCCGGCCACATTTGGGCTGCTGCTGCTGGCCGAACCGATCAACGTGATGTTGTACGGCGATGACAGCGGTACGCAGGCATTGGCGATTCAAGCGTTCACGATTGTGTTTGCGACTTTGTCGATCACCTCATCCGGTATCCTGCAAGGGCTGGGCCGGGCGATGCTGCCGGCCGTTCACCTGATGATCGGGGTAATCGTCAAACTGCTGGCCAATCTGCTGCTGATCCCGTTTTTCGGGATCTCCGGCGCAGCGTTCGCTACCGTGCTCGCCTACGCCATGGCGATGCTGCTCAATGCCAAGGCGATTGTGCGCCACATCGGGGTTCGGTTTCCCTTGCGCCTGCTGATCGCCAAACCTTTGCTTGCGGTTGGGATCATGGCGGTCGTCGTACTGGTCGTCGATTACGGCATGCTGGCCCTGCTGAGCGAGCGGATTGCTTCCCCGCGGCTATTACATACCGTCGTCGCGGTCAGCGCGGTGGCAGCCGGAGCGGTGGTGTACGGCATGGCGCTGTTTTGGACGGGAGGATTGACCCGCTCTGATCTGCGCTTTATCCCCAAAGGAGAAAGAATAGCGAGCCTCTTGACCCGGTTTGGCTTGTTGCGGGGAGAGGCGCGCGAAGAGACACACGAGGGAGGAGGCTGAGCAAATGGCTGGCAAGATACGGATCGTCGGTCTTGGCGCGGGTACGCTGGAGCAACTGCCGCTCGGCGTTTATCAACTGCTGAAACAAGCTCCCCTGGTGTATGTGCGAACCGCGCAGCACCCCGTTGTCGCCCAATTGCAGGCGGAAGGGGTGGCGTTTGCGTCGTTTGACCGACTGTACGAACAATCCGCAACGTTTGCCCAGGTGTACGCACAGATTGTCGAGGAATTGCTTCAGGCAGCACAGGCGGGGGACATCGTCTACGCCGTTCCCGGACACCCGATGGTCGCGGAGCAGACGGTTCAACTGCTGCGCCAACGTTCGCAGCAGGAATCGATCAAGCTGGAGATCGTCGGGGGACAAAGTTTTCTCGACCCGTTATTCGCCAGGCTTGGTGTCGATCCGAGCGAAGGATTCGTGCTGCTGGATGGCACCAATCTGCAGCCTGCGCAGCTGAATCCCGCGCTGCATACCGTGATCGTGCAGGTGTACGATCGGTTTATCGCCTCGGAAGTCAAACTGACCTTGATGGAAGTCTTTCCGGACGAGTACCCCGTGACGATCGTGACAGCGGTTGGCGTAAACGGAAACGAACAGGTGCTGACCGTACCGCTGTATGAGTTGGACCGCACCGCGCAGTTTGGCAACCTGAGTCTGGTTTACGTCGCGCCAGCCGCGGATGAGACGATCCGCTACCGGCAGTTTAGCTATCTCAAGGAGATCGTCGCCATTCTGCGCAGTCCCGCAGGGTGTCCCTGGGATCGCGAGCAGACACATCGCAGCATTCGCAAAAACTTGCTCGAAGAGACGTACGAAGTGCTGGAAACGATCGATGATGACGACCCCGAGGCGATGTGCGAGGAGCTGGGCGACCTGCTGCTGCAGATCATGCTCCACGCGCAGATGGCCGCAGAAGACGGCTACTTCACCGTGGATGACGTAATCGCCGGGCTCAATGCCAAGCTGGTGCGCCGCCATCCCCACGTTTTTAAGGGAGAACAGGCGGAGAACGCCGAGCAGGCTTTGGCCAATTGGCAGGAAATCAAAGCGGCGGAAAAAGCGGAAAAAGGGAGCGATCCGGCCGCCCAGTCCCAGCTGGCCGGGATTCCGCGCGACCTGCCCGCCTTGCTCTACGCATACAAGCTGCAGAAAAAGGCGGCCGCTGTCGGGTTTGACTGGAAAGACCTGGCCGATGTGTATCGCAAAATTGAAGAAGAATATCGCGAACTGCGCCAGGCGCCGCCAGAGGAACAAGCGGGTGAACTGGGCGATCTGCTGTTCGCCGTCGTAAACCTGGCCCGTTTTCTCAAGATTGATCCGGAAGAGGCGCTTGCCTTGACCAACCGCAAATTTATGGCCCGCTTCCGCTACATCGAAGAGAAACTGCGGGAGGGCAACCGGACATTTGCCGATACCAGCCTGGCAGAGATGGACAAGTGGTGGGAAGAAGCGAAGACAAAAGGACAAAGCTGGCGTTAGCCCGCCATTTCGCGCAGGCAAACCGGACAAGGGAGGTTATGGAGTGAGACTGGACAAGTTTCTCAAAGTTTCGCGGTTGATTAAACGGCGCACCCTGGCGAAAGAAATATGCGACCAGGGGCGGGTGGAAATCAATGACCGGCCGACCAAGGCTTCCAGTACGGTCAAACCCGGGGACAAGCTGGCCATCCGCTTCGGCCAAAAGGTAGTGGTCGTGG contains:
- the mfd gene encoding transcription-repair coupling factor — encoded protein: MQVIINRLKEDPNFHTIVSGLSHGLKEQLISGLAGSSRQVLMSALYQQVNRPLCVVTHNMFQAQKVYEDLSELVPEGQLLLYPANELIVSELAIASPEMLAQRIHVLNRLAQGFTGILVVPIAGLRRLVMPPDVWKEAQISLQVGAELEIDSFLERVIELGYERVDMVERKGEMSVRGGIIDIYPLDSEWPVRIELFDVEIDSIRTFDMTTQRSHEAVSSYLIGPAKELVASTAVLQEAAVRLEKKLGETLGKLKESAAKEKLLAQIGQDIELMQQGQRFSRLFSYISVIYPQACTLLDYLPADTILLMDEPSRVLDTVQQLQKEEWEWQSEQIAQGQFMANLPLSVAYEELLEKQPRQIVYLSLFLRQTPRTQPQNIVNMNCRTMQNFHGQMNVLKSELGRWQKGKNQIVFVAADPERAKRLERVLYDYGMEADLLLEPPQSLPPGRPTIIIGNLQSGFELPLNKLVVVTEGEVFTPKQRKARKVQQTMSNAERIKNYLELKPGDYVVHINHGIGKYLGIETKEILGIHKDYLHIRYAGGDSLFVPIEQIDHVQKYVGSEEAEPKIYSLGGSEWKRVKNKVKSSVKDIAADLIKLYAAREASVGYAFSPDTAEQREFEAMFPYQETPDQLRAIAEVKADMEQNRPMDRLICGDVGYGKTEVAIRAAFKAVMDGKQVAVLVPTTILAQQHYETFRERFADYPIVVEVMSRFRSRKEQNATIKGLKEGTVDIVIGTHRILSKDIQFRDLGLLIVDEEQRFGVSHKEKLKQLKTNVDVLTLTATPIPRTLHMSMLGVRDLSVIETPPENRFPVQTYVLEYSPTLVREAIERELAREGQVFFLYNQVQGIEQMAEHVRALVPDARVAVAHGQMNESELEAVMLDFLDGQYDVLVSTTIIETGVDIPNVNTLIIYNADKMGLSQLYQLRGRVGRSNRIAYAYFTYQKDKVLTEVAEKRLQAIKEFTELGSGFKIAMRDLAIRGAGNLLGAEQHGFINSVGFDLYTQMLKEAIDELKGVAKQEEAPPVEINLQLDAYIPSTYITDSRQKIEMYKKFVAVSTLEEVADLEEELEDRFGEIPKPVANLLMISRCRAYALQHHITEISQKDPDVIKLFLHPSQNQNIDGSALFALSKKWDRRIGLSTGQQIVITVKVKGLSTEEGVKLVEELLSQFHLVRRDLGADYTVSDQLGMSR
- the spoVT gene encoding stage V sporulation protein T — encoded protein: MKATGIVRRIDDLGRVVIPKEIRRTLRIREGDPLEIFVDRDGEVILKKYSPIGELGEFAKEYADALYESLNHVVLISDRDTIIAVSGASKKEYMDKPVGNIVERTLDERRTRLEKNPGQYDICRDMPEQYASFVIAPIISGGDPIGAVILFSKNEGVKMSELEMKMAETAAGFLGKQMEQ
- the mazG gene encoding nucleoside triphosphate pyrophosphohydrolase, producing MAGKIRIVGLGAGTLEQLPLGVYQLLKQAPLVYVRTAQHPVVAQLQAEGVAFASFDRLYEQSATFAQVYAQIVEELLQAAQAGDIVYAVPGHPMVAEQTVQLLRQRSQQESIKLEIVGGQSFLDPLFARLGVDPSEGFVLLDGTNLQPAQLNPALHTVIVQVYDRFIASEVKLTLMEVFPDEYPVTIVTAVGVNGNEQVLTVPLYELDRTAQFGNLSLVYVAPAADETIRYRQFSYLKEIVAILRSPAGCPWDREQTHRSIRKNLLEETYEVLETIDDDDPEAMCEELGDLLLQIMLHAQMAAEDGYFTVDDVIAGLNAKLVRRHPHVFKGEQAENAEQALANWQEIKAAEKAEKGSDPAAQSQLAGIPRDLPALLYAYKLQKKAAAVGFDWKDLADVYRKIEEEYRELRQAPPEEQAGELGDLLFAVVNLARFLKIDPEEALALTNRKFMARFRYIEEKLREGNRTFADTSLAEMDKWWEEAKTKGQSWR
- a CDS encoding peptidylprolyl isomerase; this translates as MQKADRRRMRWLTIVSTMMLLFVVVIAGCGKEDEPQQEQEQAEQKDPLAQFPGVTLPYEQIDPETVVAEYEGGTLTAKQFEEFLRTLNFLQPGLGQTLQTADQSMLETYVREYTGSLLLANRADEQMVAEAKKQAEQTFDRYKKDYIGLLNNEEQTFDKLLEEQNINKEMVVEQMTLINSSILYLRSQISDEVLKQRYDAADKSEFTTASVRHILISNESRSDEEAKKLADDLVKRLKNGEDFAKLAEEYSEDPGSKQSGGLYENVNVNTWVPEFKEAALTLPIGEISNPVKTSYGYHVMKVEKRSVTPFEEAKETLRETVLQENYNRFIQDELDKLVTKWNYPQVKQKG
- a CDS encoding putative polysaccharide biosynthesis protein — its product is MLTEKTSSHFVKGAAILGIAGLISKLLGAVYRIPYQNITGDIGLYVYMQVYPLYTTLLILATAGFPLAISKIVSERLALGDVLGARKTFRVASMVLAALGVLFFLLLYVGAPLISRIMGDEQLTLPLRAVAWSLPLVPVVAIMRGYFQGHQNMVPTGVSQVVEQLFRVIVIMISAYWIMSVYQDAYLAGTGAVFAAFPGALMALLVLLFYWQKNTRAQRKLLRRRQAQAAGGEQLSNRAILRSILFYALPICFGSLVMPLLPLVDSLTVANLLQLSGYSEEMSKVLKGVFDRGQPLIQFGTFFATSLSLALVPAISEAVAQGLQRVIAVRTELAIRLTLLLGLPATFGLLLLAEPINVMLYGDDSGTQALAIQAFTIVFATLSITSSGILQGLGRAMLPAVHLMIGVIVKLLANLLLIPFFGISGAAFATVLAYAMAMLLNAKAIVRHIGVRFPLRLLIAKPLLAVGIMAVVVLVVDYGMLALLSERIASPRLLHTVVAVSAVAAGAVVYGMALFWTGGLTRSDLRFIPKGERIASLLTRFGLLRGEAREETHEGGG
- a CDS encoding RNA-binding S4 domain-containing protein — its product is MRLDKFLKVSRLIKRRTLAKEICDQGRVEINDRPTKASSTVKPGDKLAIRFGQKVVVVEVQEIKENPRKEEAASLYRVIGEVPVPRDEQEEADYLKA
- a CDS encoding anti-sigma-F factor Fin — translated: MRYRYVCRCCGMKIAELERADLSEGQLGLDSLTPEEREHIITKDAGGDTVIRIICDYCRDALDRHPELSLVGNPLQ